TCAGAGTCATATTTCTCCAGGGAGAAATATGACTCTGACCCTAATTACCTCCTCAAGTTATTGTTGTCAGGAAAGAATGGATTTGAAACGATAAAGATGATATTATTGACCTATGAAAATCGAATGGGATCCGAAAAAGGCAACGGCCGAGTACAAACACGGCGAGGATAATTGGGGTCAGAGTCATATTTCTCCCTGGAGAAATATGACTCTGACCCCAATTATCCAAGGCATGACTTCAGAAAAAACCAAAGCGGAATTGCGCAATCTGGAGCTGGGTCAGCCGGCTGCACAGGAGGGGGGGATATTCGGGGCG
This portion of the Syntrophobacterales bacterium genome encodes:
- a CDS encoding arginase family protein — encoded protein: MKIEWDPKKATAEYKHGEDNWGQSHISPWRNMTLTPIIQGMTSEKTKAELRNLELGQPAAQEGGIFGAMIDPNDAALVLIPAPFDLTTSYGKGTMDGPLAISAASVQLDLFDVRWGSVFKAGIA